In the genome of Thermodesulfobacteriota bacterium, one region contains:
- a CDS encoding response regulator, with protein sequence MKGRVLVIDDDAGIRRELTAGLTREGYGVVACPDGISAIHELDAARGKGLAFDHLVTDIFMPDIDGLKILKVIKTRHPDLPVVVIAGPGDAGDEALRLAALSESNTAYLERPFTIPDLVRNLEELSPGAAVLPGAEGTEAPGPEMRESVTAYLTIRVADPVHSADIFRKLYRMNGVQRCEAVRGDFDIIVIAQGDSQEEIRRLKDAIAEIDGVQLLSASGVERPKLDRDVNEFVDAYSKAVKTKGLPSSSKRPGTTSYIIVDVDKDAIRRIFTTVFFIDEVVFCDVVEDGARLVGMVMGHGAVGAAPGIVEKLGGIDGVLRVREAAVVKLVEE encoded by the coding sequence TTGAAAGGACGCGTGCTCGTCATCGACGACGATGCAGGGATCCGGCGGGAGCTGACGGCCGGCCTCACCCGGGAAGGGTACGGCGTCGTCGCCTGTCCCGACGGCATCTCGGCCATCCACGAACTCGACGCCGCCCGCGGGAAAGGGCTCGCGTTCGACCACCTCGTGACCGACATCTTCATGCCGGACATCGACGGGCTCAAGATCCTCAAGGTGATCAAGACCCGGCACCCGGACCTGCCCGTTGTGGTGATCGCCGGACCGGGCGATGCCGGCGACGAGGCGCTCAGGCTCGCCGCCCTTTCCGAGTCCAACACCGCCTACCTCGAAAGGCCCTTCACGATCCCCGACCTCGTCCGGAATCTCGAGGAGCTCTCCCCCGGCGCGGCTGTCCTCCCGGGCGCGGAAGGAACGGAAGCGCCGGGCCCCGAGATGCGGGAATCGGTCACGGCCTACCTGACGATCCGGGTCGCCGATCCTGTCCACAGCGCGGACATCTTCCGGAAGCTTTACCGGATGAACGGGGTGCAGCGGTGCGAGGCGGTCCGGGGGGATTTCGACATCATCGTCATCGCCCAGGGGGACTCGCAGGAGGAGATCCGCCGGCTCAAGGACGCGATCGCGGAAATCGACGGCGTCCAGCTCCTCTCCGCCTCCGGCGTGGAGCGGCCGAAGCTGGACCGCGACGTGAACGAATTCGTCGACGCCTACTCGAAGGCGGTCAAGACGAAGGGGCTTCCGAGCTCGAGCAAGCGGCCCGGCACGACGAGCTACATCATCGTCGACGTCGACAAGGACGCCATCCGGCGGATCTTCACGACCGTTTTCTTCATCGACGAGGTCGTCTTCTGCGACGTCGTCGAGGACGGCGCCCGGCTCGTGGGGATGGTCATGGGGCACGGCGCCGTCGGCGCCGCGCCGGGCATCGTCGAGAAGCTTGGCGGGATCGACGGAGTGCTGCGCGTCCGCGAGGCGGCCGTCGTCAAGCTCGTGGAGGAATGA
- a CDS encoding DsrE family protein: MGRRVAIVAFNGDPEFFAHVLLNALDMNGKGYEVKVVVEGGATRALVDLSREGQPYADLCREARGKGMIDCVCGACAAKTGALEGIEALGLPLRGEMKGHPSIAAYMEQGYQVMTF, from the coding sequence ATGGGCCGGCGCGTCGCGATCGTCGCCTTCAACGGCGACCCGGAGTTCTTCGCCCACGTGTTGCTGAACGCCCTCGACATGAACGGGAAGGGATACGAGGTGAAGGTGGTGGTCGAGGGGGGCGCGACCCGGGCGCTGGTGGATCTGTCCAGGGAAGGTCAGCCGTACGCGGACCTTTGCCGGGAAGCGCGCGGGAAGGGGATGATCGACTGCGTCTGCGGGGCCTGCGCCGCGAAGACGGGGGCGCTCGAAGGGATCGAGGCCCTGGGCCTGCCGCTGCGCGGCGAGATGAAGGGGCACCCGAGCATCGCGGCGTACATGGAGCAGGGCTACCAGGTGATGACCTTCTGA